AAATATATTGTCTGCCTGTTTCAGGCTCAGTGTGTTCTTGAGCATTTATTTTGGAAATATTTCCTAAAATTAAAATTGCAAAAAGTAGTTTTATTCCTTTTTGAAGCATTTGTGAATTATTTAATTTGTTCGCTTGTTTTTCCAAATCTACGTTCTCTTTTTTGATAGCTGATAATTGCTTCATATAAATCTTTTTGTCTAAAATCAGGCCATAGTACTTCCGTAAAATAGAACTCGGCGTATGCGATTTGCCATAATAAGAAATTACTTATACGGTGCTCGCCACTGGTTCGTATTACTAAATCTACGTCAGGTAAATTGTGCGTGTAAAGATGCTGATTTATAATTGATTCATCAATATCGCCTGATGAAATTATATTATTTTTAACTTTATCGCTAATGTTTTTAATTGCGGCGATTAACTCTTCGCGGGAACCATAGCTCAAAGCCAGTGTTAACGTCATCTGCGTGTTGTTTTTTGTCTTTTCGATTACCTCGAGAAGTTCTTTTTGCACAGAATCCGGCAGGTGTTGTGTGTTGCCGATACAGTTAAGCTTAATGTTGTTTTTTTGAAGGGTGGGAAGTTCTGCTTTTAATGACTTGATTAAAAGTTTCATTAAAGTTTCCACTTCAAGTTTAGGACGATTCCAGTTTTCTGTGGAAAAGGCATAAAGAGTCAGGAATTCAATTCCTAATTTTGCGCAGCATTCAACCGTTTCTCGAACCGATTTTGTACCGTTTTCATGACCAAAAGCACGAAGCATGCCTTTTTGTTTGGCCCAACGTCCATTACCATCCATAATGATGGCTAAATGTCTGGGAAGGTTGTCTTTATTAATCGTAATTTCTAAATCCATTTATTTATTCTGCACAAAAGCATGGGTTTTGACCAAAAGTATACGTTAAGGTAACTCCGGAAAATACATACCAATCATTACTGTTTAAATTACCAAATTGTAATTTTTTATATTGATCATTCCTTGGGTTACTTCCATCTAAATTATCGGTGAAAGTATAACGCGCTCCGACTTCAAATCCAAGAATAAGATTGTCTGTTAATCTTGTTTTTATCCCGGCAATAATAGGTATAGCCATGGCATTTCTTGAATCGTCTGTTCGGGTTCTACCGTTTATAATATACAATTCATCATATCGGAAAAAACTCACTCCGGTAGCAATATACGGAGTTGTTAAGGGTCCTGAATTGTGTAAATCAAAATCAAAGAAATTGAATTCAAGGGCTAAAGATAATTCTTTTACAGAATTTTCAAAGCTATAGCCTCTGTCTTTTCTGCCGGATACTTTGGAATCGGCATCGCTGGAGCTTATTTTTCCCTGAGTATAGGAAATTCTGTAGGCATGTCTGGTGCTTCGGTTCCATTTGTATAAAATACCAAAACCGAAGTCTTTAGGAGCAATATAGCTTGTTGGTCCCACATCTCCCACATAGTTGGTTCCGCCTAAAAAGACTCCCAACTCATTAATCTGAGCTTGCGAAGTTGTGGCAGAGAATACCAGTAAAAAAACAATAAGGATTCGACTCATTTTTCTAAAATAGTGTGCAAATATAATAATATTGATTTCT
This region of Flavobacterium inviolabile genomic DNA includes:
- a CDS encoding isoprenyl transferase; protein product: MDLEITINKDNLPRHLAIIMDGNGRWAKQKGMLRAFGHENGTKSVRETVECCAKLGIEFLTLYAFSTENWNRPKLEVETLMKLLIKSLKAELPTLQKNNIKLNCIGNTQHLPDSVQKELLEVIEKTKNNTQMTLTLALSYGSREELIAAIKNISDKVKNNIISSGDIDESIINQHLYTHNLPDVDLVIRTSGEHRISNFLLWQIAYAEFYFTEVLWPDFRQKDLYEAIISYQKRERRFGKTSEQIK
- the porG gene encoding type IX secretion system protein PorG — protein: MSRILIVFLLVFSATTSQAQINELGVFLGGTNYVGDVGPTSYIAPKDFGFGILYKWNRSTRHAYRISYTQGKISSSDADSKVSGRKDRGYSFENSVKELSLALEFNFFDFDLHNSGPLTTPYIATGVSFFRYDELYIINGRTRTDDSRNAMAIPIIAGIKTRLTDNLILGFEVGARYTFTDNLDGSNPRNDQYKKLQFGNLNSNDWYVFSGVTLTYTFGQNPCFCAE